One segment of Cetobacterium sp. ZOR0034 DNA contains the following:
- a CDS encoding DUF2250 domain-containing protein, producing MNSLEKKIILTIYKIGPTFISKLANRILENQNDVRDTVKKLVLEKVLQRVQNVMVKYKTKENNVVTKHRNHTYFELTKLGEKVAKEIQFDEELEVREAFKTYNKALQNSLDNSTVSVEKRVYCVIDFPYSQESAVKTVLEDSFEILSKEYGSTITLRGEILEVQREQLAKLENIVII from the coding sequence ATGAATAGTTTAGAAAAGAAGATAATATTGACGATATATAAAATAGGACCGACGTTTATATCAAAGTTGGCCAATAGAATTTTAGAGAATCAAAATGATGTGAGAGATACAGTTAAAAAATTAGTTTTAGAAAAAGTTCTTCAAAGAGTGCAAAATGTAATGGTGAAGTATAAAACGAAAGAGAATAATGTTGTAACAAAACATAGAAATCATACCTATTTTGAGCTGACAAAGCTAGGTGAGAAAGTAGCAAAAGAGATACAATTTGATGAGGAGCTAGAGGTGAGAGAAGCTTTTAAAACTTATAATAAAGCTCTTCAAAATAGTTTGGATAACTCTACAGTTTCAGTTGAAAAAAGAGTGTATTGTGTTATAGATTTTCCGTACTCTCAAGAGTCTGCTGTAAAAACAGTTTTAGAAGATAGTTTTGAAATCTTATCAAAAGAGTACGGCTCAACAATAACTCTTCGTGGTGAGATACTAGAGGTTCAAAGAGAACAGTTAGCTAAATTAGAGAATATAGTTATAATATAA